In Acanthopagrus latus isolate v.2019 chromosome 17, fAcaLat1.1, whole genome shotgun sequence, the following are encoded in one genomic region:
- the irx4a gene encoding iroquois-class homeodomain protein IRX-4a — protein sequence MSYPQFGYPYSSAPQFLMTTNSLTTCCESTGRSIADSGVAASGQTPVYCPVYESRLLATARHELSSAAALGVYGSPYTGGQGYGNYVTYGTDASAFYSLGTFDTKDATASAHAGITQATAYYPYDPTLGQYQYDRYGSMDGGTRRKNATRETTSTLKAWLQEHRKNPYPTKGEKIMLAIITKMTLTQVSTWFANARRRLKKENKMTWPPRNKGSEEKRYDEDEDGSQEEQIKSENNEDETRSRPDKDLQLSDLDDFDTLESESSECELKHRYHLNTHMTTTGDLPGDHLIKDTSLKISIPVSLGGEQDLGKSCLKTSPEDFQADSRQQVKACYNQQQQQQQQQGHQILDGKPRIWSLAQTATSLNQTEYPSCMLRCQPPPPPPSSSLSPSPAATSPVTGLDNRQDSPVTTLRNWVDGVFHDPLFRHSTLSQALTNTTVSWTANTKGALLEAERSSAALQQHHDSSKDSGMAFPKSLNKLFCS from the exons ATGTCATATCCACAATTTGGATATCCCTACTCGTCTGCTCCACAA TTCCTGATGACAACCAACTCTCTGACCACTTGCTGCGAGTCCACCGGCAGATCCATAGCCGACTCCGGAGTAGCGGCGTCCGGGCAGACCCCGGTCTACTGTCCCGTGTACGAGAGCCGGCTGCTGGCCACGGCGAGGCACGAACTCAGCTCGGCCGCCGCGCTGGGCGTGTACGGCAGCCCCTACACCGGCGGCCAAGGCTATGGGAATTACGTTACATACGGCACGGACGCCTCGGCTTTCTACTCGCTG GGCACATTCGATACTAAAGATGCCACAGCTTCTGCGCATGCGGGAATAACCCAGGCAACAGCCTACTACCCGTATGATCCCACCCTGGGACAGTACCAGTATGACAG ATACGGTTCCATGGACGGGGGAACGAGGCGGAAGAACGCCACGCGCGAGACGACCAGCACCCTGAAGGCCTGGCTGCAGGAGCACCGGAAGAACCCGTACCCGACCAAAGGGGAGAAGATCATGCTGGCCATCATCACCAAGATGACCCTGACGCAGGTGTCCACCTGGTTCGCCAACGCCAGGCGGAGGCTCAAGAAGGAGAACAAGATGACGTGGCCGCCGAGGAACAAGGGCTCAGAGGAGAAGCGGTacgacgaggacgaggacgggTCTCAGGAGGAGCAGATAAAAAGCGAGAACAACGAGGACG AGACCAGAAGTCGGCCCGATAAGGACCTCCAGCTGAGCGACCTGGACGACTTCGACACGCTGGAGTCGGAGAGCTCGGAGTGCGAGCTGAAGCACCGCTACCACCTGAACACGCACATGACGACGACGGGCGACCTGCCCGGCGATCACCTCATCAAGGACACGTCTCTGAAGATCTCCATCCCCGTTTCTCTGGGAGGGGAGCAGGACTTGGGCAAAAGCTGCCTCAAAACGAGCCCGGAGGACTTCCAGGCGGacagcaggcagcaggtgaAGGCGTGctacaaccagcagcagcagcagcagcagcagcagggacacCAGATACTGGACGGCAAACCCCGCATCTGGTCTCTGGCCCAAACCGCGACGTCCCTGAACCAGACTGAGTACCCGTCCTGCATGCTGAGGTGccagccgccgccgccgccgccctcctcctccctcagcccATCCCCCGCCGCTACCTCACCCGTGACCGGCCTGGACAACAGGCAGGACTCGCCGGTCACGACCCTGAGAAACTGGGTGGACGGGGTCTTCCACGACCCCTTGTTCAGGCACAGCACTTTGAGCCAGGCTCTGACCAACACCACCGTCTCTTGGACCGCGAACACCAAAGGCGCCCTCCTGGAGGCCGAGAGGAGCTCGGCggccctgcagcagcaccacgACTCCTCCAAAGACAGTGGCATGGCCTTCCCCAAAAGCCTCAACAAACTCTTCTGCTCCTAA